In the Arachis ipaensis cultivar K30076 chromosome B10, Araip1.1, whole genome shotgun sequence genome, one interval contains:
- the LOC107623976 gene encoding peroxidase P7-like encodes MGFIQLIYQFYPRSHFKGKHQPSISNSSFVYCKLIRKLKYMASYYYYYFLLFVLVATAAISEADSKTKLSKDFYSRSCPKLLPIVKDEVIKAVNKETRMGASLLRLHFHDCFVNGCDASILLDNTKKFAGEKTAAANNNSARGFDVIDDIKTKVEKACPRIVSCADILALAARDSVVYLGGPSWEVGLGRRDSTTASRAAANNSIPAPFFSLTTLKSNFANHGLSAEDLVALSGGHTIGLARCVQFRAHIYNDSNIDASFAKSLRSKCPRKGNDAVLAPLELQTPTHFDNLYYKNLLVKRGLLHSDQELLNGGSTSALVKKFAANKNEFFKAFSKGMVKMSSIKPLTGRKGQIRIHCRKVN; translated from the exons ATGGGATTCATTCAATTGATTTACCAATTTTACCCACGTTCTCACTTTAAGGGAAAGCACCAACCAAGTATAAGTAATTCATCATTTGTGTATTGCAAGTTAATAAGAAAGCTGAAGTATATGGCTTCTTATTACTACTACTACTTCCTCTTGTTTGTTCTTGTTGCTACTGCTGCAATTTCTGAAGCAGATTCAAAAACTAAGTTATCTAAAGATTTCTATTCACGCAGTTGTCCTAAACTATTGCCTATAGTGAAAGATGAAGTCATAAAAGCCGTTAACAAAGAAACTCGCATGGGAGCTTCCTTACTTAGACTACACTTCCATGACTGCTTTGTAAAT GGCTGTGATGCGTCAATACTGTTGGACAATACAAAGAAATTCGCCGGAGAGAAAACGGCGGCGGCTAACAATAACTCAGCAAGAGGGTTCGACGTGATTGATGACATTAAGACCAAAGTGGAGAAAGCATGCCCCAGGATTGTGTCATGTGCTGATATTCTTGCTCTGGCTGCTAGAGATTCTGTAGTTTAT TTAGGAGGGCCTTCATGGGAAGTAGGCTTGGGAAGAAGGGATTCTACCACTGCTAGCAGAGCTGCTGCCAATAACTCTATTCCTGCACCCTTTTTTAGTCTAACCACTCTCAAATCAAATTTTGCAAACCATGGGCTTTCTGCGGAGGACTTGGTGGCTCTTTCAG GTGGACACACTATTGGCTTGGCTAGATGTGTACAATTCAGAGCACACATCTATAATGATTCCAATATTGATGCTTCCTTTGCCAAGTCTCTGAGGAGCAAGTGCCCCAGAAAAGGAAATGATGCTGTACTCGCACCCCTTGAACTTCAAACACCGACACATTTCGACAATCTATACTACAAGAATTTGCTGGTTAAAAGGGGTCTTCTCCATTCAGACCAGGAGCTCTTGAATGGTGGTTCTACTAGTGCTCTGGTGAAGAAATTCGCTGCTAACAAGAACGAATTCTTTAAGGCTTTTTCCAAGGGCATGGTCAAAATGAGCAGCATCAAGCCTCTCACAGGTAGAAAGGGGCAGATCAGAATCCATTGCAGAAAAGTCAATTAG
- the LOC107623977 gene encoding uncharacterized protein LOC107623977, whose protein sequence is MAHIAEAEIPSRNLAAISKVKMEMKGAERRRRLYPLSDRTNSSSSNNFNKSATKCNSLLLLPPPPPPPALCSGTHERRNNHNKALTNPQHNVSNIRGGSDEVEALDLLEAKHSTVPCRKKQRCMSNQQKKSKNSQLQDFIEKQNAYYKEVDDFVLSVEEVESIHELE, encoded by the exons ATGGCCCACATAGCAGAAGCAGAAATTCCCAGCAGAAATTTGGCGGCAATCTCGAAAGTGAAAATGGAAATGAAAGGTGCGGAGCGGAGAAGACGACTATACCCTCTCTCCGATCGCACCAACTCGTCTTCTTCCAACAACTTCAACAAATCTGCCACCAAATGcaactctcttcttcttcttcctcctcctcctcctcctcccg CCTTGTGCAGTGGAACACATGAAAGGAGGAATAACCATAACAAAGCGCTGACCAATCCACAACACAACGTCTCTAATATCCG GGGAGGAAGTGATGAAGTTGAAGCTTTGGATCTCCTTGAAGCCAAGCATTCGACAGTTCCTTGTAGAAAG AAGCAGCGTTGCATGTCTAACCAACAAAAGAAGTCCAAGAATTCCCAGCTGCAAGATTTCATTGAAAAACAGAATGCCTACTACAAAGAGGTCGATGACTTTGTGCTATCGGTAGAGGAGGTTGAATCCATTCATGAGCTGGAGTAA